The Lolium rigidum isolate FL_2022 chromosome 1, APGP_CSIRO_Lrig_0.1, whole genome shotgun sequence region ctatgtggtgggcaatggaaccatggattgtgttgatatggtggaggttccattgcacgggtttatatccatctaggattaaacaacaaatgtcgccagtgattcttgtgccgtaataaccgtgttaaccataagatccggagtgggacggagtagtcaaaagtgtttccacctctcgttcatcaacggatgcgctttaccgtagacacttgtatctgtcagggcaagcggttggctggggaagccttaagtccccacggcatagtccgtagacacttgtcgctcgaagtgcaagcggttggatggggaagccttaagtccccacggtattgcggtctatgatgggttgcagctaccggcgaaggagtttggttaacgagtcccaaacttttgtcgtggtcggggtccacccgtgagtgggaataatgggaccggcgaggacccagggtcggggcatgcaacaaagggtgggtgttcgaggtagcggaggaacatgattggctagaccttataccgggcctcacaccataggaagtgtggacgggtcattcccggttggcaccaaggttaagatctcttatgggtaaagcaacacacctctgcagagtgtaaagaaccgtgactcgtcactccctgttcgggatatggagctgcgaacgctgccggaaaggagctccatgaagttctagtaaaccggtgaaggccgacggacatagttcttccgaataaaagcaaccttttgaagaaatggttatgaaaacctgcattggtattagactttcacggtctaatgctcgtagctagtgcattaaacacctctttcctataatgaacttgttgagtacgctcgtactcatcccactcctaaatcccctgcttagatatggaggccacgaaggaggatctccagtacaacccgaagaccgaggagtcgacaactacttcaaggaacagAAACCTgtcggaagagtcatataccacatgcaccatggagaaaacctagattaagcagtagaagggaactagcttcctaaacctagctcctatttagctagaatctattcatagcctctcgtagttagtgaaatactctacaaatagagttcgtgataagactagactacgagtcgttcttctcggAGTTATCTcgagctttacctcattgtaaagtaggaggtcatgtctgatcttatgtaatagagtcaatgttgtaattctatagacataccttggacccgcatatgtttctgttgtaccactctgagcgatataatactagtggaacggtgtctcattggtgttatatcagacttgcatactacaccatgcagtggtatgccgggtcaccacagttaggTTACCAATAGAAAATCTATCGTGGGGCATTGGAATGGAAGAATCTTGAGAATCACCCTACACCGGAACCCTAGCCACCACACAACTCTTGACCTCACCAGTTCTTTCTGTCACTCGCCCTTGACTTCGGCCCTATAGTTTTCGGTGCAAGAGGCAGGTAGACCAtagatcctcactccctcatgcaTGGGGAGACGTAGTCTATTTTGTTATTCTTTAATATCATGATGTTGTTCGCCTTAGGACTTAGGTGAAAGCGAAGACATGGTGATTGAGTACCTTCGGCCATGTCCCCGCACGCGCTTGTTTGAACATCGTCACGGGGCATCTAAGGGTTTGCTTCGGAGAGTTGGTTTATCACGTTGCGGTGGGACAGTCATCAACCACGATGCTTCTGCCCAAATCTTGAGATGGTTCTTCTACCACTAGAGACGGAGGAGAGCGATGTGAAGCCACCGTGTTCGCCAAGGCTGTGAGCAACCGATTAGCCTTATGATATTATGTGTAAAATCATGTGCGATGAAGAAAACAATTTTGGTTTGATTCACTCCTGCAACGGAAACACAAAGCCTGACAAGAAACGAAGTTGGTGAAGTGAACAGTCCTTGTACACTAATGCTATGGACCATTGCCCATCCGTTGGCTCCATGCAATTAAAACCTAGATGGCCAAACTGGAGTAGATCCAAAGTACAGTAACTCGAGAGGCCAGAAGACTAAACAGTGTGTACTGTGGACATGGGGAAAAAATGGAAGCATGTTACACTGCGATGTCCTAGCATATGAAAGCTCGATCGGAAGTAGGGGTAGCATGTGCATCTATCTGTCAGCCCCCACCACATTCAGTAGAAACTCCTAGTTGTTACCGATTAACAACTTACACATCCCAGATCCCAACGAAATACACCTACTGCGTTCATCGATCTCCACCACTTGTTGCTTGGCTTATCCCAGAACCATCATTGTGCAGTTGCATTCCCGAGCAGCAGATCGAAAAAATCATCTCCCCGTAGCAACAGCTGTTTAATCCTCAGCGCAGCGCCCACAGCAACCAAAGTTGAGCAACCTTCAGTTAACTTTGTTCTTTTATCAGCTGATGCTGAAACATGCAGACAAGGCAGCTTCCAATCATGGGCGCTCGACAGGCCACGCCGCCCTCGGCCCAGCCAGTGGGACACCCGACTCACCTAACCTTCGGCTTCACTTTACTGCTGCACGCCATGGATAAACATAAGCTTAGAGCTACTCTGTTAGACCCCGTAAATAGAGCCCGTAAATCACGTTGAAAACCGTATTTTTCAGATCGATTTACGGATTTGAGTCGAAAATGGCGCGTAACTTAGACTGAACTCGCTACCCGGCCCAAAAAACTTTCTCAGGGCCCGAAAAATTTCACAACCGACACCTATTAATACAGACTGAATGGTAGTTTACATACTCAAAACTGAACGGATTTCTCACCACTCCTCCAGCGTCGCCGTCCGTACAATCGCCTCGAGCCGCTGATTTCTGGCTGTTTTGCTAAAATTGTGCACCGTTGGTCAAACATCATGTCAGCCTACTCCAATTTTAACCAAGTCTATGTCAATTTCCGGCGAATCTTCTCGATATAGACTAATTCCAGCGAGCGGCGCGGTGCACTCAAGCAACACAAGGAATGCGTACACTTGCAGATTCTGGCGAGCGGAGCGAGCTAGTCTTACATGGGAGCTAGCTATCTCTAATTATTTGGTGCTAATCATCTCCCGATTGATTCACAAATATCCAATCGATTCCATAGCTAGTTAGCTTAGTGGTGCTACTATTCCGATTAAGCTTGCTAGCTAGGTGGCGGCGGGTGCTAGGGCACGGGCGGCGGGCTCTTGGGCGCGGGGAGGCCCAGCCAGGGGCGGGCGCCCGGCCGCGTGGAGATCTAGGCAACGGCGCGGACAGTTCttgtgaagaagatgatgacttTCCGAATATTTCGTTTTTCAGTTTTAGTTTACATGATCTGTTCTGCGCTAGCCGTTTTGCGACCCATAAACACGTTTACGGAAgactgaactcgagtttttcagtttgCATTTTTAcaagctctgttagagatgctcttagctgcaTCTTTCTCCTTGCAGATACATGGATTGCGTGCAAGATTACAGTTTACATGCATGCACACTAGCAGCTTGTTGGGCTATCAGGAAGATGGCATCACCATCAGAATTCAGAAGACAAGAGCGAAGGGGAAGAACGTGGGAGCTTGAAACTGTGGTACGAAGAATAAAAAGACTGGGGTAGAAGGAAGGAGAAGCAGAAGCTGAAAAGATGGTGCGGGTTGTTAACTGTCGCAGGCTTTGCACAGCAGCGCAGAGCAGAGCCTGTCGGCCGCTTAGATGCGCATTGAATGCCACCTCCACCCCAAGATACCAACCCAAAAACAGAAGACAGGAGTTACACAACGGCCGAACCTGTTTTCGATCGCGGTGGACTGAACAGAAGTGTAAACAATGGAGAACAGGAGTTCATGGCTGATGAGAGAGAGCTGAAGCTACTACGGCTAGCTAGGCTATGCATAATTATTCTCTCCTTTTCAGTCTTTGATTaccctcttttctttctttctctttacTGTTACCGGCCCTTTGGGATGTGACGGGAGCATCTCCCTTTCTTCCCTCCCAGCAAGCCCTTCCTTTCCACGCGCGCCGCCGCTGTCCGGTCGTCCTTGTTGCAGGTTTGCACGGTTGCCTTTCTCAGACGGCGGCCACCGGCGTCCACTCGAACCGGCCGGCGTCGAGCGGCAGGCCGAGCGCGACGTCGAAGTTGTACCTTCATCAAGGTGAAGAAACAGTAACAAATTTTAGCCGCGGCCGGCAATGGTGACGACTTGGACTGTGCAGCAGCGCAGGAGGTGATGTAATTATGCATGAACGGCTGAATTTTGACTTACTTGGCGGCGAAGCGTTCGGCCTCGGCCTtctcggcggcggcgaagaactgCTCGATCTCTGCCGCAGCCGGCATCCTCGCCCGCGGTTGTAGGTGGAATGCCGTGGTGTTTGTGGTCGTCGTTGTTGCTCGAGTCCTGCTGCAGCGTTTGCTGTGCGTCTGCTCATCCGTCGCCTGACTCGACTCCAGGTCGCTGATGTAGTCGTCTACTGGGGGCTGGCTGGACGGCGTCGTCTCCCTCCTGAAATTGATGGCGCGATTCAGTTCAAAATCAGAAGCAAAATCAACCAGCGCGCGGGACTCGAGTAGGAAAACAATGCGCAATTCAGGAGAATTCTGCTGATTCTTCGGAGGTTCGAGACAAACGCGCGCACCACACACGGGCGCCGCACTCGGAGTCGCTGACGGAGGTCTCCACGTCGTCGCGGCTCTCGCACGCCTGTAGTCCAGGACACGACTACAGGAGAAGCAAATTTCGCAGTTGAGCATATATCAGGCAGAAGCGACAAAGGCAGCTCGAAACAAGGGAGAAGCGAATTTCTAGGGCTCACCTCGGCCTCGCCGTCGCTCCTCTCCCTAGCTGCCGCGGACGACGCGGCGCTAGAGCAGCGCGAGATCCCGGCGGCGATCGCCTCCCCTGAAGGAGCAGATGAATTGGCCAGCCTCGACGTCGAAGCCTCCTCCACCCCCAGATCAccacgcgccgccaccgccaccggcatGAACAGCCTCCTGCTCCGCAGATGGAGGTAGCACCCGGCCTCCTCCACCGACCCCGTCGCCGTCGTGGCGGCCTCCGCCTGCTTCCTCCTCTTGGCGGGGTTGGCTCCCGCGACGACGGCCGCGGAGCGGGACCGCGTgcggacgccgccgccgagcaccaCCGCGGCCGGCGCCGCCTCGCCGTCTCCATCAGCAGCCCTGCCGCGCTTCCTCCTCATGTACTTCCCCATGGGCCGGCGAACAGAAAGGAAGAACCCGTCGCTTTGGCCGTTTGGTTACCTTGCTCTCCTTCCCTCGGCCGTTTTGGCTTGGATCTCCGGCGCTCGGGTGCGCGTACGAATAAATACCCTGGCGGATAGGGCGATCAGATTGGGATCCAACGGCCGTGCGCGCTCGCGCACGGGGGCTGACGGCGCCGTGACGGTGAGTGACGGCGCGTCCGCGCAAACGGGACGTGATCTGCCTTCCTGAACGGCGTACGGGTGCCACGTGAGCGAGGGAGATCGGACGGCCGTGGGGGGtttggtttgaattttgaatttaaaACCTGGGCAGCAAGGATGTGATGGACGCTTAATTGCCGGGGAGTAAATGCTGCACCGTTGCAACGTGACGGGGCCGGGTTCACGTACGATTCGGAGCATCGCGGCCGCACGCACGCATGCATGCGTGGATCACATTATGCGGCCGGCATGTCCGCGTAGCCTTTTTTTTTTCTGGCCGTTGAGATCATGCAGTTCCAGTGAACATTCTTACTACATGTACATTGAAGATGATATTCTTTTTCAGAAAATACCAACTGCAAAAATTTGTTGTCATGTGGCATTGTGAGTATGTGGTACGAAACATTCACGCTGTTAAATATAAATATTTGCCGCTTTTTTAGAAATGCAAACTACTTGTAGTCTACAAGTAGTTGTCACTTTTCATCGGTTCAGACTTTCGGGATGGTTGGCTTGTGCATCAATTTTATATGGCGTTAGAGCTAACAGGTCTTAAATTCGAGATACTGCACACACAATATGTAGGAACATGTGCGGCCTACACCGAACCCGCGCTAGgaactaaaatagcctagacccTCACGGGAGTGTTGAAATATAAATATATTGCCTAGCCGTTTTCATCGGTCTGGACTTTTGTACACATGCAAATGTATGGTACCTCTTTTCAAAACTATATGCCGCATAGGTACACACACCGTTAATGTTCTAAAACTTTGGCAATTAACGTGTGCAAAAATGACAACAAATGAGCAAAATTATGTGGATGGGGAGTGTAAGAATGATGCCATATTTTTGTTCCAACATACTTTTGTGCACTGTATATATTTACAACTTTAGCCATATCATAGTGTCTAGGTATAATATTCTTATTGGTTATTTCGAAATAGTTCTTACTTCGGTCGCatgagaaatagtgaaaccaattctTTTCTCAGCATCCTTGTGGTACATACACGGATGATCATTACTTTCTATTGAATGTGCTCATGCTCCCTGTTCAATAACTGTTTCCATATTTCGCCATAACCTTAGTTGGGATGGTTGACATATTCCATAGTTTAGCATTTTGTGCAACCAGCCAACAGCTCTAAGGACATGATCCGGTAATGCCCACTGAAGTTAGCAAATCTATGAATCTAACCGACCCCGTGGGACGATAAAAACAAATGCATTGTCCTGCCGGCAAGCCATGTTTTTCCAAATATGAATCAATTACTTTGAAACTAGCTAAACTATGAGTCTACCTAACATGTGACCTCGAAACACAAAAGTACGGTTGTCCTCAGACATGAGAAGATATCTAGTGCTACAACACATTTGCATGCTAGGTGATTCCGAGATGATCTAGACCGTCCAATCTTGTAGCAACTTGCTCACTGTACTTTTCAGCAAGGAAACTCCATTCTTCTTTGGCAAGATGCCTGGTCTCAGCAGCCATTAAAGGATACTTGGTCAcatttgaaaggatcgtatgccgcacctagaggggggggggggggaataggtgctaaccaatttttagttctttttcaatttaggcttgacacaaaggtaaattctctagatatgcaactaagtgaatttacctatatgacaaggttaccaactaagcaagatatagctacgcaatatataggagatagaataggatagaggtaaccgagagtggagcacgcgatgatacGGAGATGATtcgcgtagttcccttcctttgcaagaaggtacgtctacgtttggaggagtgtggttgctacgaaagccaaaccaacagccacgaaggcttcactcagatctccgtgagcaacgccacgaaggcctagcccacttccactaagggatttcctcgaggcggaaaccgggcctttacaaggttcttggggcacacatccacaaccgaattggaggctcccaaatctgtaacaacacaacaatcaacaacaatacatcaacacaaaccaACTAgggatctgatacgtctccaacgtatcgataatttcttgtgttccatgccacattattgatgttatctacatgttttatgcacactttatgtcatattcgtgcattttctggaactaacctattaacaagatgccgaagtgccgctttgtcattgcgtttttggtttcgaaatcctagtaaagaaatattctcggaattggacgaaataaaagcccggaggcctattttctcacgaagcttccggaagaccgaagacgaaaggaagtggggccacaggggagccaaaccctaggcggcgcggccccccttggccgcgccgcccgtcatccggggcccccgtgccccctctcgacttgcccttccgcctacttaaagcctccgtgacgaaacttccagcaccgagagccacgatacggaaaacattaccgagacgccgtcgccgccgatcccatctcggggatctcggagatcgctccggcaccccgccggagaggggaatcatctcccggaggactctacaccgccatggtcgcctccggagtgatgagtgagtagtctacccccggactatgggtccatagcagtagctagatggttgtcttctccccattgtgctatcattgtcggatcttgtgagctgcctaacatgatcaagatcatctatatgtaattctatatgttgcgtttgttgggatccgatgaatagagaatacttgttatgttgattatcaaagttatgcttatgtgttgtttatgatcttgcatgctctccgtttctagtagaggctctggccaagtttttacttttaactccaagagggagtacttatgctcgatagtgggttcatgcctcgcattgacacgtgggacaagtgacgtaaagttctaaggttgtgttgtgctcgttgccactagggataaaacattgatgctatgtctaaggatgtagttgttgattacattacgcaccatacttaatgcaattgtctgttgctttgcaacttaataccggagggggttcggatgataacccgaaggtggactttttaggcatagatgcagttggatggcggtctatgtactttgtcgtaatgcccaattaaatctcactatactcatcatgatatgtatgtgcattgtcatgctctctttatttgtcaattgcccaactgtaatttgttcacccaacatgctgttcgtcttatgggagagacacctctagtgaactcgtggaccccggtccaattctctttactcgaaatacaatccatcgcaatacttgtttttactgttttctctcgcaaacaatcatcttccacacaatacggttaatcctttgttacagcaagccggtgagattgacaacctcaccgtttcgttggggcaaagtactttggttgtgttgtgcaggttccacgttggcgccggaatctccggtgttgcgccgcactacatcccgccgccatcaaccttcaacgtgcttcttggctcctcccggttcgataaaccttggtttctttctcgagggaaaacttgctgccgtgctcatcataccttcctcttggggttgcccaacgaacgtgtgaaatacacgccatcaagcatattttcccggcgccgttgccggggagatcaagacgcgcctgcaaggggagtctccacttctcaatctctttactttgtttttgtcttgctttattttatttactactttgtttgctgcactaaatcaaaatacaaaaaaattagttgctagttttactttatttgctatcttgtttgctatatcgaaaacacaaaaaaattagtttacttgcatttactttacttgattcatcatgtttccttttgattttaccgcaaagaacataccggcaggacaagggtctatagttgggagaaataatatagaagaatttttcaaccatgttagtaccattgaaaattttgaagatagacacttggtagaccttgcgcctacttatgaaattgctgctgcgcatttagttcgcttgttggaaaccaaatttgttaatcttaatcctataatccaacacatgtttttcacacttggtgatatggaagaaggtgaaaagaaagattttgttttagaaacccttcttagagaatttggtggtctagcaagagaagctagaaaggtcttcgctaaatttaatatgcttggttctcctactaattttgttagtctccttgaaaagatggatatggatagaataagatatactaataatattgatgatggaggggagatcaaagcaccaataccatgcaagctc contains the following coding sequences:
- the LOC124707139 gene encoding cyclin-dependent kinase inhibitor 1-like, with protein sequence MGKYMRRKRGRAADGDGEAAPAAVVLGGGVRTRSRSAAVVAGANPAKRRKQAEAATTATGSVEEAGCYLHLRSRRLFMPVAVAARGDLGVEEASTSRLANSSAPSGEAIAAGISRCSSAASSAAARERSDGEAEACESRDDVETSVSDSECGARVWRETTPSSQPPVDDYISDLESSQATDEQTHSKRCSRTRATTTTTNTTAFHLQPRARMPAAAEIEQFFAAAEKAEAERFAAKYNFDVALGLPLDAGRFEWTPVAAV